From Oncorhynchus tshawytscha isolate Ot180627B linkage group LG11, Otsh_v2.0, whole genome shotgun sequence, the proteins below share one genomic window:
- the rdh12 gene encoding retinol dehydrogenase 12: protein MMVLVLIVAGLGVVALLMVLFAPHIRKYSAGGACMSMTRLDGKTVLITGANTGIGKETALDLAIRGARVIMACRDVEKGEAAAASIRRIYSKANVEVRELDLADTTSIRAFAQRFLREVNHLHILINNAGVMMCPYMKTKDGFEMQLGVNHLGHFLLTYLLIGLLKRSAPARIVVVSSLAHNFGWIRFHDLLSQGSYNSGLAYCQSKLANVLFARELARRLKGSSVTVNSVHPGSVCSDLVRHSTIMSLLFSLFSLFLKSPRDGAQTSIYCAVAEELHSLTGKHFSDCAPAFVAPQGRKEETAKKLWDASSELLGIVWDD from the exons ATGATGGTGCTCGTATTGATTGTCGCAGGTCTTGGGGTGGTCGCACTGCTCATGGTTTTATTCGCACCCCACATTAG GAAATACTCAGCAGGTGGAGCATGTATGTCTATGACCCGGCTGGACGGGAAGACGGTCCTGATTACTGGAGCCAACACTGGTATTGGGAAGGAGACTGCTCTGGACCTGGCTATCAGAG GCGCGAGGGTGATCATGGCGTGCAGGGATGTGGAGAAGGGTGAGGCGGCCGCAGCATCTATACGACGCATCTACTCTAAGGCAAACGTAGAGGTCCGAGAGCTAGACCTGGCTGATACCACCTCCATACGGGCCTTTGCTCAACGCTTCCTCCGAG AGGTCAACCACCTCCATATCCTGATCAACAATGCTGGGGTCATGATGTGTCCCTACATGAAGACCAAGGACGGTTTCGAGATGCAGCTGGGGGTCAACCACCTGG GTCACTTCCTGTTGACGTACCTCCTGATTGGCCTGCTAAAGCGGAGCGCTCCGGCCCGCATCGTTGTGGTTTCTTCCCTGGCTCATAACTTTGGCTGGATCCGCTTCCATGACCTCCTCAGCCAGGGCAGCTACAACAGCGGCCTCGCATACTGCCAGAGCAAGCTGGCCAACGTCCTGTTTGCTAGGGAGCTGGCCCGCAGACTCAAAG gtTCCAGTGTGACGGTGAACTCTGTCCACCCGGGGTCGGTGTGTTCAGACCTGGTACGCCACTCCACCATCAtgtctctgctgttctctctgttctccttgtTCCTGAAGAGCCCTCGGGACGGGGCCCAGACATCCATCTACTGTGCTGTGGCAGAGGAGCTGCACTCTCTCACTGGGAAACACTTCAG tgACTGTGCCCCGGCCTTCGTGGCACCccaggggaggaaggaggagacagcCAAGAAGTTGTGGGACGCCAGCAGTGAGCTCCTGGGCATCGTCTGGGACGACTGA